TCCAAGCCATCCGGGGCCGCAAGAACACCAGCAGCGATGAGTTCCTGCTGGGGGGCCGTCAGATGACAGCGGTGCCCGTCGCCATGTCCCTCACTGCCAGCTTCATGTCTGGCATCACTGTGATCGGCACGCCAGCAGAGGCCTATCGGTTTGGGGCGGCCTTCTGGACCTTTGGCATCTCCTATGCCATCATGTCTATCATCACCGCCGAGATCTTCGTCCCTCTCTTCTACCGCCTGGGCATCACCAGCACCTACGAGGTACTGTAAGGAGATATACCAGGCTGGGTCAGACCCAACTGTGTcaaatacatatacagtatgtcaAACACTTTAAAACATTTGAGGTGCAAATTGCTTGGCGATTCCTTTGGGTCCATTGTATCGTGGATGGAGATAAAGGGGAACTTGGGTAAGAGGTGCATGAATTAAGATGAATCAGCAGGGAGTGGTGAAGATGAGAGGGTGTGCTCTAAAATGTCCAGCAGTTGTAATTTAATAATTCATCACTGAACCGTGAAAACAATCTAATCCAGGAGGGGTGTCAAGCTGTTACATCTGTTACATTCAGCATCTATGAGGAAATATGTGACTAGTTTCCATTAAAGTAAATAAAAGTATTTCATTTGTTTTGAGCACAAAGCAACCATttagcaggttggcatttattgggatgagtcATGTACAGAAGGCAGCTCTCAGGGTagtcacaaagtcataaaatctgattttaaacctaacaataatcttaaccctaaccttaaccacactgctaaccttatgcctactgctaaccttaaccctaaccttaaccacactgctaaccttatgcctaatgctaaccttaaccctaaccttaaccacactgctaaccttatgccaattgctaaccttaaccctaaccctaaccttaaccacattgctaaccttatgcctaatgctaaccttaaccctaaccttaaccacactgctaatctTATGCCTAATGCTAACCTTAactacactgctaaccttatgcctaatgctaaccttaaattaagaccaaaaaaggtcatttttgttttcatatttttttacaATATAGAGCCAATTTTGACTGCAGCTGGCAAATCTAGTGGAAATCACTCatttctgcctccaggacaagattaatcccaataaacatcaacctgcaACCATTTATGACTTGAACAAAACAGCTGTAGACCTGCAGATAGACAGACTACTGAAAGTCTATGGGTCTTTCTTCATCATCACTTCTTGACCAGGAAGTGTAAAAAGACAATGAAATCAGGCCAGGTTTGACTGAAATGTTTATTTTCTCTGTAGTATCTGGAGATGCGTTTCAACAAGTTGATTCGGATGATCGGGACCACCATGTACATCATACAAACGGTGAATATTCAGTAAACATCATGAAAATGGGACAACAGGGTACATCTTAATGAAGCTAATGTTTTCCTAAGGATATGGTTGAAACAAAAATCTCAATAATACATTAACTACAAAAAATTGCAACATCTGCCCTTGTCCTTTTTTCCACTGCCTGATTTCAGGAAGCCATCTGGGCATCTAAGGTAAACATTCCACTTTATGAATGTGCATCAAGCATATGTCAACTAATGACTGAGTTTGTTTCAGGCCCTGTACACTGGTATGGTCATCTACGCCCCAGCTCTTGCGCTCAATCAAAGTAAGTCATATGCAAAGTATCTCTGTAATGTCCCTTAAATGAATCAAAACAATATTATTATCTGAGTGTTGACTGAAGGTCAATCTCTGGACCAGACTGATGATACATCTTTAGCTAATTAAATTGGTCTGTGATCTGCCAATAAAGGTATTGTCTAATTGCTAATCAATTGATGCTAACAGCAGCACGAAAGAGGATATGCAGATGTTGTTAGGCTAAGTGATAATATCACAGAGAATTCATATGTatctatgctgaacaaaaatataaatgcaacatgcaataatttaaaagattttactgagttacagttcatataaggaaaacagtcaattgaaataacttAATTaagccttaatctatggatttgacatgactgggaatacagatatgcatctgttggtcacagataccttaaaaaaaatgggcctcccatcaataaaatgcaattgtgttcgttgtccgtagcttatgactgcccataccataaccccaccgccaccatggggcactctgttcacaatgttgacattagcaaaccgctcggccacacgacaccatacacgtggcctgtggttgtgaggccggttggacgtaaagCCAAATTCTCTTAAATGATGTtgaaggtggcttatggtagaaaaatgaacattcaattatctggcaacagctctggtggacattcctgcagtcaccatgccaattgcacgctccctcaaaacttgagacatctgtggtattgtgttgtgtgacaaaactgcacattttagagtgcccttttattgtccccagcacaaggtgcacctgtttaatgatcatgctgtttaatcagcttcttgatatgtcacacctgtcagttggatggattatcttgggaaagaagaaatgctcactaacagggatgtaaacacatttgtgcacaacatttgtgagaaataagcttttttgtgcgtatggaaaatgtctgggatatttcatttcagctcatgaaacataggaccaacactttacatgttgcgtttatatttttgttcagtgtagtttcagCTCATGGAAACACTTGTATTATTTGGAAAAGTTGTGTAAACGGGTCTGTGCCTCTGTGTGTTTCAGTCACAGGGCTGAACCTCTGGGGAGTGCTGGTGGCAACTGGGGTCGTGTGTATCATTTACTGCACCCTGGTCAGTGGCTCATCTGATCTCACACACTCACAATCAGCAATCAACTTCACGCTATAACAATATACATTTGAATattgcatttttatttttattaggaTCCAAATTAGCTGACGCCATAATGTCAGCTAGTCTTCCTGGCGTCCAACACAGAACTTAAAAGACATTacaaacaattacatttacattaagacATTACCAACATTTAACAAGTATACATTACAGACCaaagccaggagtttttcctgaccccGTGACATGACCATGTAGGGAAAACTCTCAGCCCCAGTTATGGGCAATTACTACTGTAGGGTCCAggctttttcctggtcaggtcactgGGTCAGGAAACACACTTAAACCTACACATGAACATACCTCTGGTGCACATGAGGTTGCAGCATACCTTCCTTCCTCTGACTCCATGTTGTATTGTGGTTCTCAGGGAGGTCTGAAGGCGGTTATATGGACAGACGTGTTCCAGATGGTGATCATGTTAGCAGGCTTCGTGGCCGTCATCGCCAGAGGGGCTGTCATCCAGGGAGGTCTGGGGAAGATCTGGGATGACTGCTACCAAGGAGGCAGGCTCAACATGTTTGAGTAAGTAAAATGTCCACACGTCATGCAGGGATTAAATAACTACACTGATCAAATGAATTACCACCGCAGTATGACTCCTCATAGTTAGCTGAGGATTTTCTCTTTAATACCTTCTAATGCAGTTTTGATCCAGACCCTTTGAAGCGTCACACGTTCTGGACGATCGTGGTTGGTGGCAGTGTGATGTGGGCATCCATCTACTCCATCAACCAGTCCCAGGTGCAGCGTTACATCTCCTGCAAAACCCTAACCCAAGCCAAACTGTGAGTGGCACTCTTACCTTCCACAATCATAACATACAGGAAAAGCTGTGCGTGAAGAATAGCAATATGAGTGTTTGTTCCATGTTGGCTTTTCTTTAAAACCCACAGGTCACTGTATGTGAATATGATTGGTCTCTGGGTGACTGTGAGCTTAGCAGTGTTCTCCGGCCTCACCATGTACTCCATTTACAAGAACTGTGATCCACTCACTAATGGTGATGTAGGGGCACTTGATCAGGTCAGTAAGACAGCTATGACTCTTACACAGGCATGGACAGTGCTGTACTATGGCAGTGTAATCAAATGTTAGTGGGTGGGGTCTTATAGTTGTcttatttcacacatgtacaagtgtgtattgtGTGAGGgattaatagtgtgtgtgtgtgtatgtgtgtgtgtgtgtgtttgtgtgtgtgtgtgtgtgtgtgtgtgtgtgtgtgtgtgtgtgtgtgtgtgtgtgtgtgtgtgtgtgtgtgtgtgtgtgtgtgtgtgtgtgtgtgtgtgtgtgtgtgtgtgtgtgtgtgtgtgtgtgcgtgtgcgtgtgtttgtaaaCAAGCTGCTTCCATACCTGGTGATGGACATCCTGGCAGCCTATCCTGGAGTCCCTGGGTTGTTTGTTGCGGCAGCATACAGTGGTACCCTGAGGTGAGTATACTCCAGGGGAACCCAAATAGAGAATGTCCGCTGACACAAATCTTGCAGGTCCGGACAGTTATAGTCATTTATcggcgtagtaacaaacccctACCTCGCAACCACTCCCCTGCTCTGGGTCCGGAACCGGATTACGGACCGTCTATTGCGTATGGCTGGTATACACTAACAAACACACGCAATCTTCCACTACTTTTACGACTGACCTGTCAATTAATGTGTTTAACCATtacttccttctctgtctcttctcctcaTCTATTGTCATTGCGTCTGTTTCAGTACTGTGTCGTCCAGCATCAATGCGCTGGTGGCTGTCACTGTGGAGGACTTCATCAGGCCAGTGTACAAAAACCTGACAGATAAACAGGTGACCTGGATGAACATGGGCCTCAGTGAGTTTCACACAAAACACTGTATGTAAGACTAGCAAAATTATATGTTGGTTAGTTCAAATGGCAATGTCACACAAATAATGGTCAGTTTGACATTTTTTGAGGTATGTACATTATATGTAATTACtttaaatgaaaatatatttgtaaTCATGATATGTATATGGAATATTAAATGACCTTTGCACCTATTCCAGGTGTTTTCTTTGGATTTCTGTGCATTGGGATGGCTGCAGTAGCTTCACTGATGGGGAGCATTCTGCAGGTAGGAAAACTATAATCAGAAGTGGCTCCGTAGCGCCACCTGCTGTCTGGTATTGGTCACTTCTACTTTATGTATCTAACGGTTGTCTCTTTTCAGGCAGCCCTGTCCATATTTGGAATGATCAGTGGCCCTCTTCTTGGGCTTTACCTCTTAGGCATGTTCTGGCGTACAGCAAACTCAACAGTAGGTATCCCCAATCGTATTCATATCACTGTCATCATTCATACTCAAAGAATGATTTACTCATTTATTCAAATTTATATTAATAACCAGAAACACTATAAATGTCCTGACATACAAAGATTTTGGTAGTTGAATACAAAACAACGCTAAAGTTTAGATAATATAATGGCATAGAAATGTAATGTATCTTTATGAGtaagactgagactgagactgcttCCTTGTTCGTTGCAGGGGGGACTCACAGGGCTGATTGTGGGCCTTGTGATTACCCTGTGGGTGGGGATTGGGGCGCAAATATACCCACCCTTAGCTGATAAAACCAACCCCCTGCCAATCAGTGTGGCAGGCTGTAACCGCACACAGGACCTGAACTACACCACCCTGGCCCCATGGACCAGCGCAGTAACACTGACCCCTCTGCCTGAGTGAGTTACTCACGGTCACTTTATAATCACTGTCTCCAAAGTCACCCTATTCCacatatagtgcacaacttttgaccagagtcctatggtgcTTATAGCACAAGGCTAATGTGTTAGTGGGGGCTCAGGTATGACGCTTCCTCTTGTTACAGTGACCGGCCAGCTCTGGCAGACTCGTGGTACTCCCTCTCCTACTTGTACTTCTGCCTTCTGGGCACTCTGTTGACTGTGATCGTGGGCTTGGTGGTAAGCGCTATCACAGGTGAGGCTACCTCCTTTAGCTCCAACCCTAACAGCATAGTGTATGATAAGAGTTATTTTGACCGCGTGACCTGACCAGGACAaactttacatttgacatttaggTCATtcagcagactctcttatccagagccactagggttaagtgccttgctcaagggcaaagacagatttttcacctagtcagctcggggatttgaaccagcgaccttttggttactggcccaacgctcttaaccgctaggctacctgctaaaCTCTAGTGCTAGTTGTTCCTGGTCAGGTCTGTTAAAGGAAAGATTCCTGGCCCTAGGCATAATGACATCGGCTGgttcattaaaaaaaaacattttagtcatttagcagacgctcttatccagagcgacttacaattagtgagtgcatagatttttcatactggccccccatgggaataaTATTGTATGCAGTTAGTTAAACGCGACGTCTCCCTGTGTTGTGTCTGTCCAGGTGGCTGCAAGCAGGAGAAGCTAAGCTCAGATCTCTTTGTAAGGAGAAGTGATATATTCTGTGCTGGCTGTGGCAAGGACTCAGAGGTAAAGCTTCTCCCCCCCACACCACCGCACTTCTCTCtctcatactgtaggcctacatctgTATTAAATGTTCTGTGTGTTACAGTTTcgcgattgctaagacacatttcttgaaaccttcacccattttctcaaaactttaaacacaaaaccaaatcttcaaactacattcacaaaacccctGACTCTTCTGGCAAAATCAAACAATCGCCTCAAAACCAtttaatctgtgctcaaaatcaaACAATGCTTTCAGATCATACACAC
This window of the Coregonus clupeaformis isolate EN_2021a chromosome 10, ASM2061545v1, whole genome shotgun sequence genome carries:
- the LOC121574902 gene encoding sodium-coupled monocarboxylate transporter 1 produces the protein MTTGTGGPVASFSVWDYVVFVGTVLGAAGIGLFQAIRGRKNTSSDEFLLGGRQMTAVPVAMSLTASFMSGITVIGTPAEAYRFGAAFWTFGISYAIMSIITAEIFVPLFYRLGITSTYEYLEMRFNKLIRMIGTTMYIIQTALYTGMVIYAPALALNQITGLNLWGVLVATGVVCIIYCTLGGLKAVIWTDVFQMVIMLAGFVAVIARGAVIQGGLGKIWDDCYQGGRLNMFDFDPDPLKRHTFWTIVVGGSVMWASIYSINQSQVQRYISCKTLTQAKLSLYVNMIGLWVTVSLAVFSGLTMYSIYKNCDPLTNGDVGALDQLLPYLVMDILAAYPGVPGLFVAAAYSGTLSTVSSSINALVAVTVEDFIRPVYKNLTDKQVTWMNMGLSVFFGFLCIGMAAVASLMGSILQAALSIFGMISGPLLGLYLLGMFWRTANSTGGLTGLIVGLVITLWVGIGAQIYPPLADKTNPLPISVAGCNRTQDLNYTTLAPWTSAVTLTPLPDDRPALADSWYSLSYLYFCLLGTLLTVIVGLVVSAITGGCKQEKLSSDLFVRRSDIFCAGCGKDSEASEPEVNEKAGSELKKGSNNAGFQDSQFNIMEKDVEKVTKM